In Halobaculum magnesiiphilum, the following proteins share a genomic window:
- a CDS encoding transcription factor S: MQFCDDCGSMMRTEDGVMVCSSCGATADRDEDLAAQFVSTEAQTDDDVIETEEGANFEGKPTSDDVICDECGHTVAWYTIKQTGAADEPPTRFFKCKECGYRWREYN, encoded by the coding sequence ATGCAGTTCTGTGACGACTGCGGCTCGATGATGCGCACCGAGGACGGGGTGATGGTGTGCTCCTCGTGCGGCGCGACCGCCGACCGCGACGAGGACCTGGCCGCGCAGTTCGTCTCCACCGAGGCCCAGACCGACGACGACGTGATCGAGACCGAGGAGGGCGCGAACTTCGAGGGGAAGCCCACCTCCGACGACGTGATCTGCGACGAGTGCGGCCACACCGTCGCGTGGTACACGATCAAACAGACCGGCGCCGCCGACGAGCCGCCGACGCGCTTCTTCAAGTGTAAGGAGTGCGGCTATCGGTGGCGGGAGTACAACTGA
- a CDS encoding CopG family transcriptional regulator, giving the protein MDGEQVEGLPGVLREWIEVRAGETGRSREEVLARAVTVAKLLDEHEEELPDPSTVGDAGEAASRLDVIETRIDELDRELDEKIDDVRSRVIQVKRETDAKAEADHDHPELAGAESVEDLADDVDSLRGDLSDLEETFESGFANYEEVLEYLTDAADEHDEKLSRLAAVLSDVRARVSTLESREAHRRAAADLKAEANRLGIATADCDGCGGSVRLGLLSSPECPHCGSTFETVEPAAGFFGSPSLVVGTRPALEGETVDERETRDIFEEE; this is encoded by the coding sequence ATGGACGGTGAGCAGGTCGAGGGGCTGCCGGGCGTCCTCCGCGAGTGGATCGAGGTCCGCGCAGGGGAGACGGGCCGATCGCGCGAGGAGGTGCTGGCTCGGGCGGTCACGGTCGCCAAACTGCTCGACGAGCACGAGGAGGAGCTTCCGGACCCGTCGACGGTCGGCGACGCCGGGGAGGCCGCCTCGCGACTCGACGTGATCGAGACCCGAATCGACGAGTTGGACCGGGAACTCGACGAAAAGATCGACGACGTGCGCTCGCGGGTGATCCAGGTCAAACGCGAGACCGACGCGAAGGCCGAGGCCGACCACGACCACCCGGAGCTCGCGGGCGCCGAGTCGGTCGAGGATCTGGCCGACGATGTCGACTCGCTCCGCGGGGACCTGTCGGACCTGGAGGAGACGTTCGAGAGCGGCTTTGCGAACTACGAGGAGGTGCTGGAGTACCTCACGGACGCCGCCGACGAGCACGACGAGAAGCTCTCCAGGCTCGCCGCCGTGCTCTCCGACGTCCGCGCTCGCGTCTCGACGCTGGAGTCCCGCGAGGCGCACCGCCGCGCGGCGGCCGACCTGAAAGCGGAGGCCAACCGCCTGGGGATCGCGACGGCCGACTGCGACGGCTGCGGCGGGAGCGTCCGGCTCGGGCTGTTATCGAGCCCGGAGTGTCCCCACTGCGGGAGCACGTTCGAGACGGTCGAACCGGCCGCCGGCTTCTTCGGGTCGCCGTCGCTCGTGGTCGGCACACGCCCCGCGCTGGAGGGGGAGACGGTCGACGAACGGGAGACGCGGGACATCTTCGAGGAGGAGTAG
- a CDS encoding RAD55 family ATPase: MDRIPFGVAQLDSVLGGGAPEGSVVLVAGESGAGAREFAYTSAAMNALARVDDETFDLYYGDLDDAAAVPPEVHYLSFTTDADYIERELRYTMADEIVDAALEGIEFADLSPEYFQLSAIPREWYMGATSTIHDLGRAGNRDGVLSALGEYLTNNAAGNLVVIDSVTDLVGASGGEVEWADVAMLVRGLAKAVHSWGGLLLALVNTDTITDRQLGQLVDGSGGTLQFSWESGGSKRARTMVVREFRGVLSQLESENIVRFETEIHDGGLDISDVRKIR; this comes from the coding sequence ATGGACCGGATCCCGTTCGGGGTCGCCCAGCTCGACTCCGTGCTGGGCGGCGGCGCTCCCGAGGGCAGCGTCGTGCTCGTCGCCGGCGAGTCCGGTGCCGGCGCCCGGGAGTTCGCCTACACGAGCGCCGCGATGAACGCGCTCGCCCGCGTCGACGACGAGACGTTCGACCTCTACTACGGCGATCTCGACGACGCGGCGGCGGTCCCGCCGGAGGTGCACTACCTCTCGTTTACCACCGACGCCGACTACATCGAACGCGAGCTGCGCTACACGATGGCCGACGAGATCGTCGACGCCGCCCTCGAGGGGATCGAGTTCGCCGACCTCTCGCCGGAGTACTTCCAGCTGTCGGCCATCCCGCGCGAGTGGTACATGGGCGCCACCAGCACCATCCACGACCTCGGGAGGGCCGGCAACCGCGACGGCGTCCTCTCCGCGCTCGGCGAGTACCTGACGAACAACGCGGCCGGCAACCTCGTCGTGATCGACTCGGTCACCGACCTCGTCGGCGCCTCCGGCGGCGAGGTGGAGTGGGCCGACGTGGCGATGCTGGTCCGCGGGCTCGCGAAGGCCGTCCACTCGTGGGGCGGGCTGCTGCTCGCGCTCGTCAACACGGACACGATCACCGACCGGCAACTGGGACAGCTCGTCGACGGCAGCGGCGGCACGCTCCAGTTCAGCTGGGAGTCGGGCGGCTCCAAGCGCGCCCGGACGATGGTCGTCCGCGAGTTCCGCGGCGTGCTCTCGCAGCTCGAGTCGGAGAACATCGTCCGCTTCGAGACGGAGATCCACGACGGCGGCCTCGACATCAGCGACGTGCGGAAGATCCGGTGA
- a CDS encoding beta-ribofuranosylaminobenzene 5'-phosphate synthase family protein, whose product MPNDTDDRRLDDPAPSASTVTVESGARLHFGFGNLSLAHERLYGAVGIGLDAPRVRLRVAPADAVESDHDAVREYTARACDLLGVDGARVAVEAELPRHMGLGSGTQLALATLAGVARAHGRDPRVRERAPALGRGGRSGIGVATFESGGFVLDAGHPTGRFTTDRPADGDWTVPAVAARHRVPDDWRFLLVIPEADPGRAGDAEDSAIRRAVEDADPAVADRVAGAIQRRLLPAVAEGSAERFGAAVEEIGRLNGAWFADEQGGVYRPPVGDIVAEVGDDPGVYGAGQSSWGPVVYGVTDADRAGEAREAGEDALAAAGVAGDVRVVRPRNRGAEIRPAEE is encoded by the coding sequence ATGCCGAACGACACCGACGACCGCCGCTTGGACGACCCCGCCCCGTCCGCCTCCACGGTCACGGTCGAGTCCGGCGCGCGCCTGCACTTCGGCTTCGGCAACCTCTCGCTGGCGCACGAACGGCTGTACGGCGCCGTCGGCATCGGCCTCGACGCGCCCCGCGTCCGGCTCCGCGTCGCCCCGGCGGACGCGGTCGAGAGCGACCACGACGCCGTCCGCGAGTACACAGCCCGCGCGTGCGACCTGCTCGGCGTCGACGGCGCGCGCGTCGCCGTCGAGGCGGAACTCCCGCGCCACATGGGCCTCGGAAGCGGGACGCAACTGGCGCTCGCGACGCTCGCCGGCGTCGCCCGCGCGCACGGTCGGGACCCCCGGGTTCGCGAGCGCGCGCCGGCGCTGGGACGGGGCGGCCGCTCGGGCATCGGCGTCGCGACGTTCGAGTCCGGCGGGTTCGTCCTCGACGCGGGCCACCCGACCGGGCGGTTCACCACCGACCGCCCCGCCGACGGCGACTGGACGGTCCCGGCTGTCGCCGCCCGCCACCGCGTGCCCGACGACTGGCGGTTCCTCCTCGTCATCCCGGAGGCGGACCCGGGCCGCGCCGGCGACGCCGAGGACTCGGCCATCCGGCGCGCGGTCGAGGACGCCGACCCCGCCGTGGCCGACCGCGTCGCGGGCGCGATCCAGCGCCGCCTGCTCCCCGCCGTCGCGGAGGGGTCGGCCGAGCGCTTCGGCGCCGCCGTCGAGGAGATCGGCCGGCTCAACGGCGCGTGGTTCGCCGACGAGCAGGGCGGCGTCTACCGCCCGCCGGTGGGCGACATCGTCGCCGAGGTGGGCGACGATCCCGGGGTCTACGGCGCGGGGCAGTCCTCGTGGGGGCCGGTCGTGTACGGCGTCACCGACGCCGATCGGGCCGGAGAGGCGCGCGAAGCCGGGGAGGACGCCCTCGCGGCCGCCGGCGTCGCCGGGGACGTGCGGGTCGTTCGGCCGCGGAACCGCGGCGCCGAGATCCGGCCGGCGGAGGAGTGA
- a CDS encoding NAD(P)/FAD-dependent oxidoreductase, with translation MMAHIGIVGAGLAGAGAAYALRDTDHDVTILEKSRGVGGRAATRRKDGCRYDHGANYVKLPDDRTGDLVRDLGEDGLVDIAEPVWTFGADGEIAPGDGDDEPKYTWEAGITQFAKRLLAETDAEVRKTTRAESIAHDGGADAWTVTDTEGADHGPFDALVLTPPAPQTADLLAATEWPGEGGEDALADLRAAVDGVEFRTVRTLVLHYPFELDVPWYGLVDVDKAHRIGWLSREECKRGHVPDGEGLLVVQMSPRWSSEHYDEPLDEAAEAAATLAADLVGDDRLTDPDWVDDQGWRHALPNDGLVGDADDASAASADGDSVAAAVAAARDAGLFLAGDWVAGRGRVAAALWNGIDAGESIAERL, from the coding sequence GTGATGGCACATATCGGCATCGTCGGCGCCGGGCTCGCGGGCGCCGGCGCGGCGTACGCCCTCCGCGACACCGACCACGACGTGACGATCCTCGAGAAGTCCCGCGGCGTCGGCGGACGGGCGGCGACGCGGCGGAAGGACGGCTGTCGCTACGACCACGGCGCCAACTACGTGAAGCTCCCCGACGACCGGACCGGCGATCTGGTCCGCGATCTCGGCGAGGACGGCCTCGTCGACATCGCCGAGCCGGTGTGGACGTTCGGCGCCGACGGCGAGATCGCCCCCGGCGACGGCGACGACGAGCCCAAGTACACCTGGGAGGCGGGGATCACCCAGTTCGCCAAACGGCTGCTCGCCGAGACCGACGCCGAGGTCCGAAAGACGACGCGCGCGGAGTCGATCGCCCACGACGGCGGCGCCGACGCGTGGACGGTCACCGACACCGAGGGCGCCGACCACGGCCCCTTCGACGCGCTGGTGCTCACGCCGCCGGCGCCCCAGACCGCCGACCTGCTCGCGGCGACCGAGTGGCCCGGCGAGGGCGGGGAAGACGCGCTCGCGGACCTCCGGGCGGCCGTCGACGGGGTCGAGTTCCGCACGGTGCGGACGCTCGTATTGCACTACCCGTTCGAGCTCGACGTGCCGTGGTACGGGCTCGTCGACGTGGACAAGGCCCACAGGATCGGCTGGCTCTCCCGGGAGGAGTGCAAGCGCGGGCACGTCCCCGACGGCGAGGGGCTTCTGGTCGTCCAGATGAGTCCCAGGTGGTCGAGCGAACACTACGACGAACCCCTCGACGAGGCGGCCGAGGCGGCGGCGACGCTGGCGGCCGACCTCGTCGGCGACGACCGCCTGACCGACCCCGACTGGGTCGACGACCAGGGCTGGCGCCACGCGCTCCCGAACGACGGGCTCGTCGGCGACGCTGACGACGCCAGCGCCGCCAGCGCCGACGGCGACTCCGTCGCCGCCGCGGTTGCGGCCGCCCGCGATGCGGGACTGTTCCTCGCCGGCGACTGGGTCGCCGGACGCGGTCGCGTCGCCGCGGCGCTGTGGAACGGGATCGACGCCGGCGAGTCGATCGCCGAACGGCTGTAG
- a CDS encoding HAD family hydrolase, translating into MYDAIVFDNDGVLVGRTHYDVLHEAAWDAFEALSVADPDPEHVESMVVGVSPEQVEEVCDTYDLTPREFWAMRDRTAFEAQRREVRAGNKRLYDDVDVLRDLSAPLGIVSSNQHETVEFLLDHFGVADLFDTAYGREPTVESLRRKKPNSHYIDRALADLEAETALFVGDNESDIEAADNAGIDSAFIRRPHREDWTLSVTPTYDIDGLADLQAICN; encoded by the coding sequence ATGTACGACGCGATCGTCTTCGACAACGACGGGGTGCTCGTGGGGCGCACCCACTACGACGTGCTCCACGAGGCCGCCTGGGACGCCTTCGAGGCGCTCTCGGTGGCCGATCCCGACCCCGAGCACGTCGAGTCGATGGTCGTCGGCGTCTCCCCCGAACAGGTCGAGGAGGTGTGTGACACCTACGACCTGACGCCCCGGGAGTTCTGGGCGATGCGCGACCGGACGGCGTTCGAGGCCCAGCGCCGCGAGGTTCGCGCGGGCAACAAGCGCCTCTACGACGACGTCGACGTGCTCCGGGACCTCTCGGCGCCGCTCGGCATCGTCTCCTCGAACCAACACGAGACTGTGGAGTTCCTCCTCGATCACTTCGGCGTCGCCGACCTCTTCGACACCGCCTACGGCCGCGAGCCGACCGTCGAGAGCCTCCGCCGCAAGAAGCCCAACAGCCACTACATCGACCGCGCGCTCGCGGACCTGGAGGCCGAGACGGCGCTGTTCGTCGGCGACAACGAGTCCGACATCGAGGCCGCCGACAACGCCGGCATCGACTCGGCATTCATCCGCCGACCCCACCGCGAGGACTGGACGCTCTCGGTCACCCCGACGTACGACATCGACGGGCTGGCAGACCTGCAGGCGATCTGTAACTGA